From the Sphingomonas phyllosphaerae 5.2 genome, one window contains:
- the argB gene encoding acetylglutamate kinase, with translation MTDPNLSPALKAETLVEALPYLQRYAGKTFVVKYGGHAMGDPEAQADFAEDVVLLKAVGINPVVVHGGGPQIGRMLKRLGVESRFVDGLRVTDAETAQIAEMVLAGSINKEIVGWIGRAGGRAVGISGKDAGLVQAEKVGSRAPDPLQGIERKVDLGFVGEPVAVDRRIIDSLSRDGIIPVIAPIGIGADGHTYNINADTMAGAIAAAMGAARFFLLTDVAGVLDKQGNLVSDLDPAAVAALRADGTISGGMIPKLETCVAAVQAGVDAAVVLDGRIPHAMLLEIFTKRGAGTLIRR, from the coding sequence ATGACCGATCCGAACCTGTCGCCCGCGCTGAAGGCCGAAACCCTGGTCGAAGCGCTGCCGTACCTGCAACGCTACGCCGGCAAGACGTTCGTCGTGAAATACGGCGGGCATGCGATGGGCGATCCTGAAGCGCAGGCCGATTTCGCCGAGGACGTCGTGTTGCTGAAGGCGGTCGGGATCAACCCGGTCGTGGTGCACGGCGGCGGCCCGCAGATCGGGCGCATGCTCAAGCGGCTGGGAGTGGAGTCGCGTTTCGTCGACGGGTTGCGCGTCACAGATGCCGAAACCGCGCAGATCGCCGAGATGGTCCTCGCCGGATCGATCAACAAGGAGATCGTCGGCTGGATCGGCCGCGCCGGTGGCCGTGCGGTCGGTATTTCGGGGAAGGACGCCGGGCTGGTGCAAGCCGAGAAGGTCGGCAGCCGCGCGCCCGATCCGTTGCAGGGGATCGAGCGCAAGGTCGACCTGGGTTTCGTCGGCGAGCCGGTCGCGGTCGATCGGCGCATCATCGATTCGCTCAGCCGTGACGGCATCATCCCGGTGATCGCCCCCATCGGGATCGGCGCGGACGGTCACACCTATAACATCAACGCCGATACGATGGCCGGTGCGATCGCGGCGGCGATGGGGGCGGCACGCTTCTTCCTGTTGACCGACGTTGCCGGCGTGCTCGACAAGCAGGGCAATCTGGTCAGCGATCTCGATCCCGCCGCGGTCGCCGCGCTGCGCGCCGACGGCACGATCAGCGGCGGCATGATCCCCAAGCTGGAGACGTGCGTGGCGGCGGTGCAGGCCGGGGTGGACGCCGCGGTGGTGCTCGACGGGCGCATTCCCCATGCCATGCTGCTGGAGATATTTACCAAGCGCGGCGCAGGAACGCTGATCCGCCGCTAG
- a CDS encoding YggT family protein: protein MLTLTIIQILQVILNLVWWIIIVQFVLSLLISFNVVNTSNNFVRSLYEGLDRLSEPLYRPIRRMLPNTGGIDFAPAVVLVLLAILNIILNNIAVSAATGAAI, encoded by the coding sequence GTGCTGACGCTCACCATCATCCAGATCCTGCAGGTGATCCTGAACCTCGTATGGTGGATCATCATCGTGCAGTTCGTCCTGTCGCTGCTGATCTCCTTCAACGTGGTCAATACCTCGAACAACTTCGTGCGCTCGCTGTACGAGGGACTCGATCGCTTGAGCGAGCCGCTCTACCGTCCGATCCGGCGGATGTTGCCCAATACCGGGGGGATCGACTTCGCGCCGGCCGTGGTGCTGGTGCTGCTCGCGATCCTGAACATCATCCTGAACAACATCGCCGTCAGCGCGGCGACGGGCGCTGCGATCTGA
- a CDS encoding queuosine precursor transporter — protein MEPAAAAPIPRSLFAFSIFYGGMVCIAGVLGNKQVSLGTISQLGPLVGLPPLAVEAGIFAFLLLVVTSSAIAELHGQRMAGRLVLMGFVPLLVSMVLTLVVLVLPPAPEMNAGHLAAFNQMMGATPWIWAGGIVAYGVSQTLNVTIFSWLKGREGGKLLWFRAATASALSQIVDSILFISIAFGMSAVGWLMAGQMLAKVVLSIALVPPLIYLMVAVGRRLDA, from the coding sequence ATGGAACCCGCTGCCGCCGCCCCGATCCCCCGCTCGCTGTTCGCCTTCTCGATCTTCTACGGCGGAATGGTCTGCATCGCGGGCGTTTTGGGCAACAAACAGGTGTCGCTCGGCACGATCTCGCAACTCGGGCCGCTGGTGGGGCTGCCGCCGCTGGCAGTCGAGGCAGGAATTTTCGCTTTCCTGCTGCTGGTCGTTACATCGAGCGCGATTGCCGAATTGCATGGGCAAAGGATGGCCGGCCGGCTGGTGCTGATGGGGTTCGTGCCGCTGCTCGTCTCGATGGTGCTGACGCTTGTCGTACTGGTGCTGCCGCCTGCGCCGGAGATGAACGCCGGGCATCTCGCCGCCTTCAACCAGATGATGGGCGCCACGCCGTGGATCTGGGCGGGCGGGATCGTCGCTTATGGCGTGTCCCAGACGCTGAACGTGACGATCTTCTCGTGGCTGAAGGGTCGCGAGGGCGGCAAGCTGCTGTGGTTTCGCGCCGCGACCGCCAGCGCGCTGAGCCAGATCGTCGACTCGATCCTGTTCATCTCGATCGCCTTCGGCATGTCGGCGGTCGGCTGGCTGATGGCAGGGCAGATGCTGGCGAAGGTCGTGCTGTCGATCGCGCTGGTCCCGCCGTTGATCTACCTGATGGTGGCGGTCGGGCGGCGGCTGGACGCCTGA
- the folD gene encoding bifunctional methylenetetrahydrofolate dehydrogenase/methenyltetrahydrofolate cyclohydrolase FolD, with protein MTARIIDGKAFAATLRDRVATAAAAFTRDAGRKPGLAVVLVGEDPASSVYVRSKGKATVAAGMESFEHRLSPDVGEAELIALVDRLNADEAVDGILVQLPLPRHIDERAVITRIDPDKDVDGFHPVNAGRLATGLDGLVPCTPLGCLMLLQDIHPHLAGLEAVVIGRSNIVGKPMAALLLRESCTVTTVHSRTRDVMGHVRQADIVVAAVGIAGFVQRDWIKPGATVIDVGINRTEAGLVGDVDPRAAEVAGAITPVPGGVGPMTIAVLMRNTLVAASRRAGVAIDPAL; from the coding sequence ATGACAGCCCGCATCATCGACGGCAAAGCTTTCGCCGCCACCCTGCGCGACCGTGTCGCGACCGCCGCCGCCGCCTTCACGCGGGACGCCGGGCGTAAGCCCGGGCTGGCCGTGGTGCTGGTAGGCGAGGATCCGGCGTCGTCGGTCTACGTCCGTTCGAAGGGCAAGGCGACGGTCGCGGCAGGTATGGAAAGCTTCGAGCACCGCCTGTCGCCTGATGTCGGCGAGGCGGAGCTTATCGCGCTCGTCGACCGGCTGAACGCCGACGAAGCCGTCGACGGCATCCTCGTGCAGCTGCCGCTGCCGCGCCACATCGACGAACGTGCGGTCATCACCCGCATCGATCCCGACAAGGACGTCGACGGTTTCCACCCGGTCAATGCCGGGCGGCTGGCGACCGGGCTGGACGGGCTGGTGCCGTGCACCCCGCTCGGCTGCCTGATGCTGCTCCAGGACATCCATCCGCACCTCGCCGGGCTGGAGGCGGTGGTGATCGGCCGTTCGAACATCGTCGGCAAGCCGATGGCGGCGCTGCTGCTTCGGGAAAGCTGCACCGTCACCACCGTGCACAGCCGGACGCGCGATGTGATGGGCCATGTGCGGCAGGCGGACATCGTCGTCGCCGCGGTCGGCATTGCGGGTTTCGTCCAGCGCGACTGGATCAAGCCCGGGGCAACCGTGATCGACGTCGGCATCAACCGCACGGAGGCGGGGCTGGTCGGCGATGTCGATCCGCGCGCGGCGGAGGTCGCCGGGGCGATCACCCCGGTGCCCGGCGGCGTCGGGCCGATGACGATTGCGGTGCTGATGCGCAACACGCTGGTCGCGGCCTCGCGGCGCGCGGGCGTCGCGATCGATCCCGCGCTGTGA
- a CDS encoding NupC/NupG family nucleoside CNT transporter: MQRILIGLAGIVVILLLAVLLSADRRAIRLRIVSSAFALQAAIAVIVLYWTPGRAALAGASSGVAALLGYSQKGTEFLFGNLASPAVGGQSFAIAALPVIIFFASLVSILYYLGVMQFVVRWIGGAIEKVIGTSKVESLCAAANIFVGQSESPLVIRPYLAGLTPAQVFTVMTSGMAGVAGTILAAYASMGISIDYLLAASFMAAPGGILMAKIIMPERVMAPEGELPLGDVPDEARQIALAEARISGRGPAALLPEGTPGEPLPEATHDEEKPANLIMAAAQGAQTGVKLAVAVGAMVLAFVALVALANGLLGAVGGWFGHPELSFQGLLGYVFQPVMFLLNVPWNEAGIAGGLFGEKIVLNEFVAYIDLGKQAAQLSPRTIAVVTFALCGFANFSSIAIQMAVTGSLAPNQRPTIARLGLRALAAGSLANLMSAALAGLLIG; encoded by the coding sequence ATGCAAAGAATCCTCATCGGTCTGGCGGGCATCGTCGTCATCCTGCTGCTCGCGGTGCTGCTGTCGGCAGACCGGCGCGCGATCCGCTTGCGGATCGTGTCCAGCGCGTTCGCGTTGCAGGCCGCGATCGCGGTGATCGTGCTTTACTGGACGCCGGGGCGCGCGGCCTTGGCGGGCGCATCGTCGGGGGTGGCGGCGCTGCTGGGCTATTCGCAAAAGGGTACCGAATTCCTGTTCGGCAACCTCGCCAGCCCGGCCGTGGGCGGGCAGAGCTTTGCGATCGCGGCGCTTCCGGTCATCATCTTCTTCGCCAGCCTCGTCTCGATCCTCTACTATCTCGGCGTCATGCAATTCGTGGTTCGCTGGATCGGCGGCGCGATCGAAAAGGTGATCGGCACCAGCAAGGTCGAGAGCCTGTGCGCGGCCGCCAACATCTTCGTCGGGCAAAGCGAATCACCACTGGTGATCCGCCCCTATCTGGCCGGGCTGACCCCGGCGCAGGTGTTTACCGTCATGACCAGCGGGATGGCGGGTGTCGCGGGCACGATCCTGGCTGCCTATGCATCGATGGGGATCAGCATCGACTATCTGCTCGCCGCCAGCTTCATGGCCGCGCCCGGCGGCATCCTGATGGCCAAGATCATCATGCCGGAGCGCGTGATGGCGCCCGAAGGCGAACTGCCGCTGGGCGACGTGCCCGACGAGGCGCGGCAGATCGCGCTGGCGGAAGCGCGGATCAGCGGGCGCGGTCCCGCTGCGCTGCTTCCGGAGGGCACGCCCGGCGAGCCGCTGCCCGAAGCGACGCACGACGAGGAAAAGCCCGCCAACCTCATCATGGCCGCCGCACAGGGTGCGCAGACCGGCGTGAAGCTGGCGGTGGCGGTCGGCGCGATGGTGCTGGCGTTCGTCGCGCTCGTCGCACTGGCGAACGGGCTGCTTGGTGCGGTCGGCGGCTGGTTCGGGCATCCGGAGCTGAGCTTCCAGGGGTTGCTGGGCTATGTTTTCCAGCCGGTGATGTTTTTGCTGAACGTGCCGTGGAACGAAGCCGGGATCGCCGGCGGGCTGTTCGGCGAGAAGATCGTGTTGAACGAATTCGTCGCCTACATCGACCTCGGCAAGCAAGCGGCACAGCTCTCCCCGCGCACGATCGCAGTGGTGACGTTCGCGCTGTGCGGCTTCGCCAACTTCAGTTCGATCGCTATCCAGATGGCGGTGACCGGCAGCCTTGCGCCCAACCAGCGGCCGACGATCGCACGACTGGGGCTGCGCGCGCTGGCGGCCGGGAGCCTCGCCAACCTGATGAGTGCAGCGCTCGCGGGGCTGCTGATCGGCTGA
- a CDS encoding PEPxxWA-CTERM sorting domain-containing protein, whose protein sequence is MIRFAHVALAAGALVAAVPAQAADFIIDTAVGKSGAAAIKTNTAYNSINYTVTSTDNKQTLNVKATAWTRGLDGNYTASALASWGANGLGVLQAGEVGSNVHTIDNLNGWEFVVLQFDKVVSLQSAVLNPFAINGNNYSDNDAFIARAAGNYNATMTSTMLNSITNGLGYDASKQSGNFWFNSDSAKYNTATQNYNLSPDKAGNVWIIGGSVNGPDNRNDSFKLNSIKVTSGVPEPTTWMTMILGFGVVGAALRRRRSATKISIA, encoded by the coding sequence ATGATTCGTTTCGCGCACGTCGCGCTCGCCGCCGGGGCGCTCGTCGCCGCAGTGCCGGCACAGGCCGCCGACTTCATCATCGACACCGCGGTGGGCAAGTCTGGCGCCGCCGCGATCAAGACGAACACGGCGTACAACAGCATCAATTATACCGTCACCTCGACCGACAACAAGCAGACGCTCAACGTGAAGGCGACCGCCTGGACGCGCGGCCTCGACGGCAACTACACCGCGTCGGCGCTCGCATCGTGGGGCGCGAACGGCCTCGGCGTTCTGCAGGCGGGCGAGGTCGGCAGCAACGTGCACACGATCGACAATCTCAACGGGTGGGAGTTCGTCGTTCTGCAGTTCGACAAGGTTGTGTCGCTTCAATCGGCGGTGTTGAACCCGTTCGCGATCAACGGCAACAACTACAGCGACAACGATGCATTCATCGCACGCGCAGCCGGCAACTATAACGCGACGATGACGAGCACGATGCTGAACTCGATCACGAACGGCCTCGGCTACGATGCCAGCAAGCAGTCGGGCAACTTCTGGTTCAACAGCGACAGCGCCAAGTACAATACTGCGACGCAGAACTACAATCTGTCGCCGGACAAGGCGGGCAACGTCTGGATCATCGGCGGCTCGGTCAATGGCCCTGACAACCGGAACGACTCCTTCAAGCTGAACTCGATCAAGGTGACGAGCGGCGTGCCCGAGCCGACGACCTGGATGACGATGATCCTGGGCTTCGGCGTGGTCGGCGCGGCGTTGCGCCGTCGCCGTAGCGCGACCAAGATCAGCATCGCCTGA
- the aguB gene encoding N-carbamoylputrescine amidase yields the protein MTEITVAALQLAFSADIDANIARVSEAVREAHGRGAQVILPPELFEGEYFCRVEDEALFANAAPVNEHKAVLAMQALAEALKVHIPTSFFELDGPHHYNSLAMIGPDGEIQGVYRKSHIPDGPGYEEKFYFRPGNTGFKVWNGPRTQGHQTKLGVGVCWDQWYPETARAMMLMGAELLFYPTAIGSEPHDTSLDTARLWRRAMVGHAVSNVVPVIAANRVGVEHGQTFYGTSFITDERGDILAELGREEEGVIVATIDLARVRRHRAAFGFFRDRRPELYGRLVQDI from the coding sequence ATGACCGAGATCACCGTCGCCGCGCTGCAACTCGCCTTCTCCGCCGATATCGACGCGAACATCGCCAGGGTGTCCGAAGCGGTGCGCGAAGCGCATGGCCGCGGGGCGCAGGTGATCCTGCCGCCCGAATTGTTCGAGGGTGAATATTTCTGTCGCGTCGAGGACGAGGCGCTGTTCGCCAATGCCGCGCCCGTGAACGAGCACAAGGCGGTGCTGGCGATGCAGGCACTGGCCGAAGCGCTCAAGGTGCACATCCCGACCAGTTTCTTCGAGCTCGATGGCCCGCACCATTACAATTCACTGGCGATGATCGGGCCGGACGGCGAGATCCAGGGTGTCTATCGCAAGAGCCACATTCCTGACGGTCCGGGTTATGAGGAGAAGTTCTACTTCCGCCCTGGTAACACCGGCTTCAAGGTGTGGAACGGCCCGCGCACGCAGGGGCACCAGACGAAACTCGGCGTCGGCGTCTGCTGGGACCAATGGTATCCGGAGACGGCGCGGGCGATGATGCTGATGGGAGCCGAGCTACTGTTCTATCCGACCGCGATCGGCAGCGAGCCGCACGACACCTCGCTGGATACCGCGCGGCTGTGGCGCCGCGCAATGGTCGGCCATGCGGTATCGAACGTCGTGCCGGTGATCGCCGCCAATCGCGTTGGGGTCGAACACGGCCAGACCTTCTACGGCACCAGCTTCATCACGGACGAGCGCGGAGACATTCTTGCCGAGCTGGGCCGGGAGGAAGAGGGCGTGATCGTCGCGACGATCGATCTGGCCCGCGTACGACGCCACCGCGCCGCGTTCGGCTTCTTCCGCGATCGTCGACCGGAACTGTACGGTCGGCTGGTGCAGGATATCTGA
- the folK gene encoding 2-amino-4-hydroxy-6-hydroxymethyldihydropteridine diphosphokinase produces MSGSIYLVALGSNRRGRHGPPRVEVIAALALLGGCASPIVASAPLGPSTRTFANAAALIASDEAPPALLARLKAIERAFGRRNGRRWGPRVIDLDIIAWSGGRWRSATLAIPHPAFRTRAFVLTPACAIAPQWRDPDSGLTMRQLHARLTRARPAPNRLRSV; encoded by the coding sequence GTGAGCGGTTCAATCTATCTCGTCGCACTCGGCTCGAACCGTCGCGGGCGGCACGGGCCTCCACGTGTGGAGGTCATCGCGGCGCTCGCGCTGCTCGGCGGGTGCGCGTCGCCGATCGTCGCCAGCGCGCCGCTCGGCCCGTCGACGCGCACCTTCGCCAACGCCGCTGCCTTGATCGCCAGCGACGAGGCACCGCCGGCGCTGCTCGCGCGGCTGAAGGCAATCGAGCGCGCGTTCGGCCGACGCAACGGGCGGCGCTGGGGGCCGCGCGTGATCGACCTCGACATCATCGCCTGGTCGGGGGGGCGCTGGCGCAGCGCGACGCTCGCCATCCCGCATCCGGCGTTCCGAACGCGCGCTTTCGTGCTGACGCCGGCCTGTGCGATCGCACCGCAGTGGCGCGATCCGGACAGCGGGCTGACAATGCGTCAGCTTCATGCCCGGTTGACCCGCGCGCGCCCCGCCCCTAACCGGCTTCGATCCGTGTGA
- a CDS encoding PepSY domain-containing protein has protein sequence MTRRILFQIHWFLGITAGFVLAVMGVTGALMSFEDEIMAALSPGVVTLAPSAMPPLSPDALAAAVTRQRRAAVTQLVMQRDPRLAAEVTLAPPKGQRRGEHVFVDPRTGALLGHPTGERFFRTVMDLHRWLALPGGPNGIGRQITGFAAMALIFFALSGLYLRWPRRALDWRAWFVLDLRKTGRNLHRALHAVVGGWVVIFYLLSALTGLTWSYDWYRQGARYVLTGKAGGAREARRDEAKGASLPLQPAWAGFLRSDGGRYERVAISPAKGDKPVVMRVLPRGARFDRMTDELRFDVQTGALVKADRYAERDVGEIVAGNFYALHTGQFFGLPGRIVMLFSSLAMPLFTVTGLLLYLARRRTRRALSAIALSPDPVTSDAGAGMLVVHASQTGNAERLARLSAAAFPGATVRALAGLEPDMLAKASRALFVVSTYGEGHAPDRARRFEAQVMTAPPVARGLDYAVLALGDREYPDFCAFGHRLDAWLHAGGARRLFDLVEVDGDDRDAERHWQQQLAAIAGHAIQPDWSPAAYQPWTLARRTHVNPGSPGAAMYHLVLTPDAPTDWTPGAIAEVMPRHDPARVAQWLATTGREADATALAALRDRSLPDDGTAATLPLAHRDYSVASIAASGVIELLVRQMCAGDGSLGVGSGWLTATAQVGDVVRLRVRDNPGFMPPADAATPLILIGNGTGLAGLMAHLRARVATGGAACWLLYGERARGSDRPFAAELSAAEAAGVLARVDLAFSRDAECGRYVQHLVAEAADAVADWIARGAAIYVCGSLAGMASGVDAALREILGDERLEELAAHGRYCRDIY, from the coding sequence ATGACCCGCCGCATTCTGTTCCAGATCCATTGGTTCCTCGGCATCACCGCTGGCTTCGTGCTGGCGGTGATGGGCGTCACCGGCGCGCTGATGAGTTTCGAGGACGAGATCATGGCGGCGCTCAGCCCCGGGGTGGTAACGCTGGCGCCGTCCGCGATGCCGCCGCTATCGCCAGACGCATTGGCCGCGGCGGTAACGCGACAGCGCAGGGCGGCGGTGACCCAACTCGTGATGCAGCGCGACCCGCGTCTGGCCGCCGAGGTGACGCTTGCTCCACCGAAGGGGCAGCGACGCGGCGAGCATGTGTTCGTCGATCCCCGTACCGGCGCGCTGCTGGGCCATCCCACCGGCGAGCGGTTCTTCCGCACCGTAATGGACCTCCACCGGTGGCTGGCGTTGCCCGGCGGCCCCAACGGCATCGGGCGGCAGATCACCGGCTTTGCCGCGATGGCACTGATCTTTTTCGCTTTGTCGGGGCTGTACCTGCGCTGGCCGCGCCGTGCGCTCGACTGGCGGGCGTGGTTCGTACTCGACCTGCGCAAGACCGGTCGCAACCTTCATCGCGCGCTGCACGCGGTGGTCGGCGGCTGGGTCGTGATCTTCTACTTGCTGAGTGCGCTGACCGGGCTGACGTGGAGCTACGATTGGTATCGGCAGGGCGCGCGCTACGTGCTGACCGGCAAGGCCGGCGGCGCACGCGAGGCGCGCCGCGACGAAGCGAAGGGCGCTTCGCTGCCGCTGCAGCCGGCGTGGGCGGGGTTCCTGCGCAGCGATGGTGGACGCTATGAGCGGGTCGCGATCAGCCCTGCCAAGGGCGACAAGCCCGTCGTGATGCGGGTCTTGCCGCGCGGTGCGCGCTTCGACCGGATGACCGATGAATTGCGCTTCGATGTGCAGACCGGTGCGCTGGTGAAAGCGGATCGCTACGCCGAGCGCGACGTCGGAGAGATCGTCGCGGGCAATTTCTACGCGCTGCACACCGGGCAATTCTTCGGGCTGCCGGGGCGGATCGTGATGCTGTTCTCCAGCCTGGCTATGCCGCTGTTCACCGTGACCGGGTTGCTGCTCTATCTCGCACGGCGGCGTACCAGGCGCGCCCTCTCCGCGATCGCGCTCAGCCCAGACCCGGTCACGAGCGACGCGGGTGCGGGTATGCTGGTCGTTCACGCCTCGCAGACCGGCAATGCCGAACGCCTGGCGCGGCTGAGCGCGGCGGCTTTTCCGGGTGCGACCGTCCGCGCGCTCGCCGGGCTCGAGCCGGACATGCTGGCCAAGGCGTCGCGCGCGCTGTTCGTCGTTTCCACCTATGGCGAGGGTCATGCGCCCGACCGCGCCCGCCGCTTCGAAGCGCAAGTGATGACGGCGCCGCCGGTGGCGCGTGGGCTCGACTATGCGGTGCTCGCACTCGGTGACCGCGAATATCCCGATTTTTGCGCATTCGGGCATCGTCTGGATGCGTGGCTACATGCTGGCGGCGCGCGACGGCTGTTCGATCTGGTCGAGGTCGATGGCGACGATCGCGATGCCGAACGGCATTGGCAGCAGCAACTCGCCGCCATCGCCGGTCATGCCATCCAGCCCGACTGGTCGCCGGCCGCCTACCAGCCGTGGACGCTGGCCAGGCGCACGCATGTGAACCCCGGCAGCCCCGGCGCGGCGATGTACCACCTCGTCCTGACGCCCGATGCGCCCACCGACTGGACGCCCGGCGCGATCGCCGAGGTGATGCCGCGACATGATCCGGCGAGAGTCGCGCAGTGGCTGGCGACGACCGGTCGCGAGGCCGATGCGACCGCGCTCGCCGCATTGCGCGACCGGAGCCTGCCGGATGACGGCACGGCGGCCACCCTGCCCCTGGCGCACCGGGACTATTCGGTCGCGTCGATCGCCGCGTCGGGCGTGATCGAGTTGCTCGTGCGGCAGATGTGCGCCGGGGACGGCTCGCTTGGGGTCGGCTCTGGCTGGCTGACCGCCACCGCGCAGGTCGGGGACGTCGTTCGACTGCGCGTACGCGACAATCCCGGCTTCATGCCCCCCGCGGATGCCGCGACGCCGCTGATCCTGATCGGCAACGGCACCGGGCTCGCCGGGTTGATGGCGCATCTGCGGGCGCGGGTAGCGACCGGCGGGGCGGCGTGCTGGCTGCTGTACGGGGAGCGCGCGCGCGGCAGCGATCGGCCATTCGCGGCGGAGCTCAGCGCAGCGGAAGCGGCCGGCGTCCTGGCGCGCGTCGATCTCGCCTTCTCGCGCGACGCGGAATGCGGGCGTTACGTCCAGCACCTGGTCGCCGAAGCGGCGGACGCGGTTGCCGACTGGATCGCACGTGGCGCAGCGATCTACGTCTGCGGAAGCCTGGCGGGAATGGCGAGCGGAGTCGATGCAGCGCTACGCGAGATACTCGGGGACGAGCGGCTGGAGGAACTTGCCGCGCACGGGCGCTATTGCCGCGATATCTACTAG
- a CDS encoding DUF167 domain-containing protein, protein MTAWRQTADGIAIAVRVTPRGGRDALLAGDDTQFGARLAAAPVDGAANSALIALVARHFGVAKRNVTLVAGQTARTKRLTIAGDPQALARTAASLYAIVP, encoded by the coding sequence CTGACGGCTTGGCGGCAGACGGCGGACGGCATCGCGATCGCGGTACGGGTGACGCCGCGTGGCGGTCGCGATGCCCTGCTGGCCGGTGATGACACGCAGTTTGGCGCGCGGCTTGCCGCCGCGCCGGTCGATGGCGCAGCGAATTCGGCGTTGATCGCGCTGGTAGCGCGGCATTTCGGCGTAGCGAAGCGCAACGTGACGCTGGTCGCCGGCCAGACCGCGCGGACGAAGCGACTGACGATCGCCGGCGATCCGCAAGCGCTGGCGCGCACCGCCGCTTCGCTTTATGCGATCGTGCCATGA
- a CDS encoding MarC family protein, whose translation MLELFVSAFVTLFVIIDPPGCAPIFAGLTAGATAEHRRAMAVRAVVVAALILLVFALAGEPLLRALGIELASFRIAGGVMLFLIALEMVFEKRTQRREDRAAKITTEEADDVSIFPMAMPMIAGPGSIASVMLLTARSNGIEQTAVVMAALAANLLLMLLSLLAAGPLMRVMGVKIEAVITRLLGVLLAALAVQFVIDGIMEQLR comes from the coding sequence ATGCTCGAACTGTTCGTCTCGGCGTTCGTCACGCTGTTCGTCATCATCGACCCGCCCGGCTGCGCGCCGATCTTCGCGGGTTTGACGGCAGGCGCGACGGCGGAGCATCGCCGTGCGATGGCGGTGCGCGCGGTAGTGGTCGCGGCATTGATCCTGCTGGTTTTTGCGCTGGCGGGCGAGCCTTTGCTCCGTGCGCTGGGCATCGAACTCGCGTCGTTCCGGATCGCGGGCGGCGTCATGTTGTTCCTCATCGCCCTCGAGATGGTGTTCGAAAAACGAACCCAGCGTCGCGAGGATCGCGCCGCCAAGATCACCACCGAAGAAGCCGACGACGTTTCGATCTTCCCGATGGCGATGCCGATGATCGCCGGGCCGGGCTCGATCGCATCGGTGATGCTGCTGACGGCGCGCAGCAACGGGATCGAGCAGACGGCGGTCGTCATGGCTGCGTTGGCCGCGAACCTGCTGCTGATGTTGCTGTCGCTGCTGGCGGCCGGGCCGCTGATGCGCGTGATGGGCGTGAAGATCGAGGCGGTCATCACGCGGTTGCTCGGCGTGCTCCTGGCAGCACTGGCCGTGCAGTTCGTGATCGATGGGATCATGGAGCAGCTACGGTAG